A section of the Roseivirga sp. BDSF3-8 genome encodes:
- a CDS encoding transposase, with protein MRTLCEYKEVKVEELNIQPDHRCLVCSLTLKVSISDFKGILKGKTAIMVCKN; from the coding sequence ATACGCACCCTATGTGAGTATAAAGAGGTGAAAGTTGAGGAGTTGAATATACAGCCGGACCACCGCTGTTTGGTTTGCAGTCTCACATTGAAGGTAAGTATATCAGATTTCAAGGGGATATTGAAGGGCAAGACAGCTATTATGGTGTGTAAGAATTAA